In Malus sylvestris chromosome 16, drMalSylv7.2, whole genome shotgun sequence, the following are encoded in one genomic region:
- the LOC126608525 gene encoding protein BASIC PENTACYSTEINE2-like isoform X1 gives MFVCLVESVALMDDDALNMRNWGYYEPSFKGHLSLQLMSSMAERDIKPFAPGRDPAVMVSANGAYHPRDCVVSDAQLPMNYMRESWVNQRDKFLNMMPANPNYAAVLPETSGAHSLQILQPPEASRDERVGRMEEPVVPKEGGTSKKRQGGGAPKAPKAKKPRKPKDNANPSVPRVKPAKKSLDVVINGINMDISGIPIPVCSCTGAAQQCYRWGCGGWQSACCTTNVSMYPLPMSTKRRGARIAGRKMSQGAFKKVLEKLAAEGYNFANPIDLRSHWAKHGTNKFVTLR, from the coding sequence ATGTTTGTTTGTCTTGTTGAATCCGTAGCTctcatggatgatgatgcattgAACATGCGCAATTGGGGTTACTATGAGCCATCTTTTAAAGGTCATCTTAGCCTGCAGCTCATGTCAAGCATGGCAGAGCGCGACATTAAACCTTTTGCCCCTGGGCGCGATCCTGCAGTCATGGTTAGCGCCAACGGAGCTTATCACCCTCGGGATTGTGTTGTATCAGACGCTCAGCTTCCTATGAACTATATGAGGGAGAGTTGGGTAAACCAGCGAGATAAATTTCTCAATATGATGCCTGCCAATCCTAACTATGCTGCTGTTCTTCCGGAAACTTCAGGAGCTCATTCCTTGCAGATCTTACAGCCACCGGAAGCGTCAAGGGATGAGCGGGTGGGTAGGATGGAAGAGCCAGTTGTCCCTAAGGAAGGTGGCACCTCAAAGAAAAGACAGGGTGGGGGTGCACCAAAAGCCCCAAAAGCGAAAAAGCCCAGGAAGCCAAAGGATAATGCCAATCCTTCAGTTCCTCGTGTGAAGCCAGCAAAGAAGAGTTTGGACGTTGTGATAAATGGGATTAACATGGATATCTCTGGTATTCCAATTCCCGTCTGCTCATGCACTGGAGCTGCACAACAGTGTTATAGGTGGGGGTGTGGTGGTTGGCAATCTGCTTGTTGCACCACAAATGTATCTATGTATCCTCTGCCAATGAGTACGAAGCGACGCGGGGCAAGAATAGCTGGAAGAAAAATGAGTCAGGGTGCTTTCAAGAAGGTGCTGGAGAAGCTTGCAGCTGAAGGTTATAATTTTGCTAACCCAATTGATCTAAGGTCTCACTGGGCAAAACATGGTACCAACAAGTTCGTCACTCTCAGGTAG
- the LOC126608525 gene encoding protein BASIC PENTACYSTEINE2-like isoform X2, with the protein MDDDALNMRNWGYYEPSFKGHLSLQLMSSMAERDIKPFAPGRDPAVMVSANGAYHPRDCVVSDAQLPMNYMRESWVNQRDKFLNMMPANPNYAAVLPETSGAHSLQILQPPEASRDERVGRMEEPVVPKEGGTSKKRQGGGAPKAPKAKKPRKPKDNANPSVPRVKPAKKSLDVVINGINMDISGIPIPVCSCTGAAQQCYRWGCGGWQSACCTTNVSMYPLPMSTKRRGARIAGRKMSQGAFKKVLEKLAAEGYNFANPIDLRSHWAKHGTNKFVTLR; encoded by the coding sequence atggatgatgatgcattgAACATGCGCAATTGGGGTTACTATGAGCCATCTTTTAAAGGTCATCTTAGCCTGCAGCTCATGTCAAGCATGGCAGAGCGCGACATTAAACCTTTTGCCCCTGGGCGCGATCCTGCAGTCATGGTTAGCGCCAACGGAGCTTATCACCCTCGGGATTGTGTTGTATCAGACGCTCAGCTTCCTATGAACTATATGAGGGAGAGTTGGGTAAACCAGCGAGATAAATTTCTCAATATGATGCCTGCCAATCCTAACTATGCTGCTGTTCTTCCGGAAACTTCAGGAGCTCATTCCTTGCAGATCTTACAGCCACCGGAAGCGTCAAGGGATGAGCGGGTGGGTAGGATGGAAGAGCCAGTTGTCCCTAAGGAAGGTGGCACCTCAAAGAAAAGACAGGGTGGGGGTGCACCAAAAGCCCCAAAAGCGAAAAAGCCCAGGAAGCCAAAGGATAATGCCAATCCTTCAGTTCCTCGTGTGAAGCCAGCAAAGAAGAGTTTGGACGTTGTGATAAATGGGATTAACATGGATATCTCTGGTATTCCAATTCCCGTCTGCTCATGCACTGGAGCTGCACAACAGTGTTATAGGTGGGGGTGTGGTGGTTGGCAATCTGCTTGTTGCACCACAAATGTATCTATGTATCCTCTGCCAATGAGTACGAAGCGACGCGGGGCAAGAATAGCTGGAAGAAAAATGAGTCAGGGTGCTTTCAAGAAGGTGCTGGAGAAGCTTGCAGCTGAAGGTTATAATTTTGCTAACCCAATTGATCTAAGGTCTCACTGGGCAAAACATGGTACCAACAAGTTCGTCACTCTCAGGTAG